From a region of the Agromyces ramosus genome:
- a CDS encoding response regulator transcription factor, with the protein MSDGPRILIVDDEPNIRDLLTTSLRFAGFAVRAVGNGAQTISAVLEEEPDLIILDVMLPDMNGFGVTKRLRSAGYTAPILFLTAKDDTEDKITGLTVGGDDYVTKPFSLDEIVARIKAILRRTMHAEEDAVIRTGELTMDQDTHEVLVGDIPVELSPTEFKLLRYLMLNPNRVLSKAQILDHVWEYDFNGDAGIVESYISYLRRKLDQHSTEPLIQTKRGFGYMLKSSKP; encoded by the coding sequence ATGAGCGATGGACCACGCATTCTCATCGTCGATGACGAGCCCAACATCCGCGACCTCCTCACCACGAGCCTCCGCTTCGCCGGGTTCGCGGTGCGAGCGGTCGGCAACGGTGCCCAGACGATCTCCGCGGTGCTCGAGGAGGAACCAGACCTCATCATCCTCGACGTCATGTTGCCCGACATGAACGGGTTCGGCGTGACCAAGCGGCTTCGATCCGCCGGATACACCGCGCCGATCCTCTTCCTCACCGCCAAAGACGACACCGAAGACAAGATCACCGGCCTCACGGTGGGCGGCGACGACTACGTGACCAAGCCGTTCAGCCTCGACGAGATCGTCGCGCGCATCAAGGCGATCCTGCGGCGCACCATGCACGCCGAAGAGGACGCGGTCATCCGCACCGGCGAGCTCACCATGGATCAGGACACCCACGAGGTGCTCGTCGGCGACATCCCCGTCGAGCTCTCCCCCACCGAGTTCAAGCTGCTCCGCTACCTCATGCTGAACCCCAACCGGGTGCTCTCCAAGGCGCAGATCCTCGACCACGTGTGGGAGTACGACTTCAACGGCGACGCGGGCATCGTGGAGAGCTACATCTCCTACCTCCGTCGCAAGCTCGACCAGCACTCCACCGAGCCGCTGATCCAGACCAAGCGCGGATTCGGCTACATGCTGAAGTCCTCCAAGCCCTGA
- a CDS encoding ABC transporter ATP-binding protein: protein MSRLEVRDLVVGYDAADVLRSVSLDVPDGSLLAIVGPSGCGKTTLLRTIAGLVRARAGEIRIGTRMVTTHGIHLAPEKRRIGWVPQDAALFPHLTVAENIAFGLPSARGSAKSARRAATRDDVQRLLALVGLGALGDRLPAQLSGGQAQRVALARALASAPDVVLLDEPFGALDPILRADLRGSVRELLREAGVTGILVTHDQAEALSIADLVGVMRGGELLQLDTPEQVYRRPATPWVAGFVGDAVFLPGTWHGDEVACALGRLPADWVPDDAATASPLEAPVDGASVAVLVRPEELALSPLAADAEAQAVGGPAAVVTGVSYTGHDAMLTVVAGDLRLEARVTAAGLLPVGTRVAVRVTGRVLAYPARA, encoded by the coding sequence ATGAGCCGGCTCGAGGTGCGCGACCTGGTGGTCGGCTACGACGCGGCCGACGTGCTGCGCTCGGTGAGCCTCGACGTGCCCGACGGCTCGCTGCTCGCGATTGTGGGGCCGAGCGGATGCGGCAAGACGACCCTCCTGCGCACGATCGCCGGGCTCGTGCGTGCGCGCGCCGGCGAGATCCGCATCGGCACCCGCATGGTCACCACGCACGGCATCCACCTCGCCCCCGAGAAGCGGCGCATCGGATGGGTGCCGCAGGACGCGGCGCTCTTCCCGCACCTCACCGTCGCGGAGAACATCGCCTTCGGCCTGCCGAGCGCTCGCGGTTCGGCGAAGAGCGCCCGACGTGCCGCGACTCGCGACGACGTGCAGCGCCTGCTGGCGCTCGTGGGCCTGGGCGCGCTCGGCGACCGGTTGCCCGCGCAGCTCTCGGGCGGCCAGGCGCAACGCGTCGCCCTCGCCCGGGCGCTCGCCTCGGCGCCCGACGTCGTGCTCCTCGACGAGCCGTTCGGCGCGCTCGACCCGATCCTGCGCGCGGACCTGCGCGGCTCGGTGCGCGAGCTCCTCCGCGAAGCGGGCGTCACCGGCATCCTCGTGACGCACGACCAGGCCGAGGCCCTCTCGATCGCCGACCTCGTGGGCGTCATGCGCGGGGGCGAGCTGCTCCAGCTCGACACCCCCGAGCAGGTCTACCGCCGTCCGGCGACGCCATGGGTGGCCGGGTTCGTCGGCGACGCCGTGTTCCTGCCGGGCACCTGGCACGGCGATGAGGTGGCCTGCGCGCTCGGCCGGCTGCCCGCCGATTGGGTGCCGGATGACGCGGCGACGGCCTCACCGCTCGAGGCACCCGTCGACGGGGCATCCGTCGCCGTGCTCGTGCGCCCCGAAGAGCTCGCACTGTCGCCGCTTGCGGCCGACGCCGAAGCCCAAGCCGTCGGCGGGCCCGCCGCGGTCGTCACCGGCGTCAGCTACACCGGGCACGACGCGATGCTCACCGTCGTCGCCGGTGACCTCCGGCTCGAGGCACGGGTCACGGCTGCGGGCCTGCTGCCCGTCGGTACGCGGGTCGCCGTTCGGGTGACCGGTCGCGTACTCGCCTACCCGGCGCGCGCGTAG
- a CDS encoding helix-turn-helix transcriptional regulator, producing MSADDRDFARRLGAVSALVDPVRRRVYDAVARSPEPLSREAVAARVEVPRSTAAFHLDRLAAEGLLDVEFRRLSGRTGPGSGRPAKVYRRADADVSVLVPHRHYELAGEIMAEAIGRADGDGPDVSVREAVRDAATRAGRRLAAASTDLEDALERAGLEPRADGDDTVLGTCPFHRLARTNPAVVCDLNHAMLCGMAEAVDDDHDRVLLDRGSGACCIRIVRPADGRAIHTTHR from the coding sequence GTGTCAGCCGACGACCGGGACTTCGCACGGCGGCTGGGCGCGGTCTCCGCGCTCGTCGATCCGGTGCGGCGGCGCGTCTACGACGCGGTCGCCCGCAGCCCTGAGCCGCTCAGCCGCGAGGCCGTGGCCGCGCGGGTCGAGGTCCCGCGCAGCACCGCCGCGTTCCACCTCGACCGGCTCGCCGCCGAGGGCCTGCTCGACGTCGAGTTCCGGCGGCTGAGCGGTCGCACCGGCCCCGGCTCGGGCCGACCGGCCAAGGTCTACCGGCGTGCCGACGCCGACGTCTCGGTCCTCGTGCCGCACCGGCACTACGAGCTCGCCGGCGAGATCATGGCCGAGGCGATCGGGCGGGCGGATGGCGACGGCCCGGATGTCTCGGTGCGCGAGGCCGTGCGCGATGCGGCCACGCGCGCCGGCCGACGCCTCGCCGCGGCATCCACCGATCTCGAGGACGCGCTCGAACGAGCCGGGCTCGAGCCGCGCGCCGACGGTGACGACACGGTGCTCGGCACCTGCCCGTTCCACCGACTCGCCCGCACGAACCCGGCCGTCGTCTGCGATCTCAACCACGCCATGCTGTGCGGCATGGCCGAGGCCGTCGACGACGACCACGACCGAGTGCTGCTCGACCGGGGATCGGGTGCATGCTGTATCCGCATCGTGCGACCCGCCGATGGACGCGCCATCCACACGACTCACAGGTGA
- a CDS encoding pyrimidine reductase family protein, with the protein MSQQAAITRDELLEAYALPERSTPRVRMNFVMSLDGAVTVDGRSGGLGDASDRLAMQVLRTLADVVLVGAGTVRAEGYSGVRVGDADAAWRAAHGLASQPRIAVISSRLDFDPEHPFFAEATGRPIVVTHAGSPAHRREALADVADVLVCGEASVDVDLMLRALAERGLPQVLCEGGPHLFGSLVGADRVDELCLSLSPMIVAGDPERMVRGVGELQRRMRLVHAITAGDLLLLRYARAG; encoded by the coding sequence ATGAGCCAGCAGGCCGCCATCACCCGAGACGAGCTCCTCGAGGCCTACGCCCTCCCCGAACGCAGCACGCCCCGCGTGCGCATGAACTTCGTGATGAGCCTCGACGGCGCCGTCACCGTCGACGGACGCAGCGGCGGACTCGGCGATGCGAGCGACCGGCTCGCGATGCAAGTGCTCCGCACCCTCGCCGACGTCGTGCTCGTCGGCGCGGGCACCGTGCGCGCCGAGGGCTACAGCGGCGTGCGAGTCGGCGATGCGGATGCCGCGTGGCGAGCCGCGCACGGGCTCGCGAGCCAGCCGCGCATCGCCGTGATCTCCTCCCGGCTCGACTTCGACCCCGAGCACCCGTTCTTCGCGGAGGCGACCGGGCGTCCGATCGTGGTGACGCACGCGGGGTCGCCGGCGCACCGCCGCGAGGCGCTCGCCGACGTCGCCGACGTGCTCGTGTGCGGCGAGGCCTCCGTCGACGTCGACCTCATGCTGCGCGCGCTCGCCGAACGCGGGCTGCCGCAGGTGCTCTGCGAGGGCGGGCCGCACCTCTTCGGCTCACTCGTCGGAGCCGACCGGGTCGACGAGCTCTGCCTCAGCCTCAGCCCGATGATCGTCGCCGGCGACCCCGAGCGCATGGTGCGCGGTGTGGGCGAGCTGCAGCGGCGCATGCGGCTCGTGCACGCGATCACCGCGGGCGACCTGCTGCTGCTCCGCTACGCGCGCGCCGGGTAG
- a CDS encoding NAD(P)/FAD-dependent oxidoreductase, translating into MRDDDVIVIVGGGLAGARAAEGARAAGFDGRLVLIGAEDALPYIRPPLSKEFLAGTSQRGEFDVHPAEWYREERVELQLGRRAARLDPAAHFVELDGGEELRYDRLLLATGASPRRFRGPGADLPDVHVLRTVGDSDALREALSTGGRRVVIVGAGWIGLEVAAAARGYGNDVVVLGREAVPLSAAIGDAAGSVFADLHRDHGVDLRMSTSVASIVGADGRVTGVELEGGEIVPADLVVIGIGAIPETGLAEAAGLTIENGVSTDAAFRTSAPDVYAVGDVANVFHPVLARAIRIEHWANAENAGRAAGRSLAGERVEYDEIPYFYTDQYDLGMEYSGYAALAADVDPLFRGDRDAREFIAFWLAEGRVVAGMNVNVWDVNEAVQRLIRSRAVVDPARLADPAVPLDELVAGASA; encoded by the coding sequence ATGCGTGACGACGACGTGATCGTGATCGTGGGCGGAGGCCTTGCCGGTGCCCGGGCGGCAGAGGGGGCCCGGGCGGCCGGCTTCGACGGACGGCTCGTGCTCATCGGTGCGGAGGACGCCCTGCCCTACATCCGGCCGCCGCTGTCGAAGGAGTTCCTGGCCGGTACGTCGCAGCGAGGGGAGTTCGACGTGCATCCGGCCGAGTGGTACCGCGAGGAGCGCGTCGAGCTGCAGCTGGGCCGTCGCGCCGCCCGGCTCGACCCCGCTGCGCACTTCGTCGAACTCGACGGCGGCGAGGAGCTGCGCTACGACCGGCTCCTGCTCGCGACGGGCGCCTCGCCACGGCGGTTCCGCGGGCCGGGCGCCGACCTGCCGGACGTGCATGTCCTGCGCACGGTCGGCGACTCCGACGCGCTCCGCGAAGCCCTCTCCACGGGCGGGCGTCGCGTCGTGATCGTCGGCGCGGGCTGGATCGGCCTCGAGGTCGCCGCCGCAGCGCGCGGCTACGGCAACGACGTCGTGGTGCTGGGGCGCGAGGCCGTGCCGCTGAGCGCGGCCATCGGCGACGCCGCCGGTTCGGTCTTCGCCGACCTGCATCGCGACCACGGCGTCGACCTGCGGATGTCGACGAGCGTCGCGAGCATCGTCGGAGCCGACGGCAGGGTCACCGGCGTCGAGCTCGAGGGCGGCGAGATCGTTCCCGCCGATCTCGTGGTCATCGGCATCGGTGCGATCCCCGAGACCGGGCTCGCCGAGGCTGCGGGCCTCACGATCGAGAATGGGGTGTCGACGGATGCCGCATTCCGCACGAGTGCCCCCGACGTCTACGCCGTCGGCGACGTCGCCAATGTCTTCCACCCGGTGCTCGCGCGCGCCATTCGCATCGAGCACTGGGCCAACGCCGAGAATGCCGGCAGGGCGGCCGGACGCTCGCTCGCCGGCGAGCGGGTGGAGTACGACGAGATCCCCTACTTCTACACCGACCAGTACGATCTGGGGATGGAATACTCCGGCTACGCCGCGCTCGCCGCGGATGTCGATCCGCTGTTCCGCGGCGACCGCGACGCACGCGAGTTCATCGCGTTCTGGCTCGCCGAGGGCCGCGTCGTCGCCGGCATGAACGTGAACGTGTGGGACGTCAACGAGGCGGTGCAGCGACTCATCCGCTCGCGTGCCGTCGTCGATCCCGCCCGGCTCGCCGACCCCGCAGTGCCGCTCGACGAGCTCGTCGCCGGGGCATCCGCGTGA
- a CDS encoding ABC transporter permease, translating into MPHLRAARPPRALLVAAVVACALAAIPLGYLLVRVGSAGFEDVLAVFDRPRVPVLIGNTVLLAASVTLSTVAIGVPSAFLLARARLRARAVWTVLAALPLAVPSYLAAYGWLAALPWMQGFWAAWFVLTLVAVPYVTLPVAAALRAGTTGLDDVARTLGRGPLAAFRLGTWPQIRPAVLAGALLVCLYTLSDFGGVALFRYQVLTTAIQQAYGASFNRDYAAILASLLVLLALTVVIAEQFARGRAARQFGAVTGQPRQRRVRLGQWTAPAVVLLAVPSALAVAVPVTVLVVRLFEAQTLRAFHPAELVAATGNTVLLSAGGALVAIALALPIGVLAARYRGRVVRAVETTGYLALGLPGIVVGLSLVFFSLAAVPALYQTAFVLAFAYGVLFMPKAIGGIRGATAQVPTSLEDVSRTLGNGRLRTWWLVTARLARPGIAAAALLVAVTAMKELPATLLLRPTGTDTLATELWSRTDVSAYGAAAPYAVTLILVAAVPAFLLSHARAGAGELEEATA; encoded by the coding sequence ATGCCCCACCTGCGCGCCGCACGGCCGCCACGAGCACTGCTCGTGGCGGCCGTGGTCGCGTGTGCGCTCGCGGCGATCCCGCTCGGCTACCTGCTGGTGCGCGTCGGCTCTGCCGGATTCGAGGACGTGCTCGCGGTGTTCGATCGGCCGCGCGTGCCCGTGCTCATCGGCAACACCGTGCTGCTCGCGGCATCCGTCACGCTCTCGACCGTCGCGATCGGCGTGCCGAGTGCGTTCCTGCTCGCCCGCGCTCGACTGCGCGCCCGAGCGGTGTGGACCGTGCTCGCAGCCCTGCCGCTGGCCGTTCCGTCGTACCTCGCAGCGTATGGCTGGCTCGCGGCGCTGCCGTGGATGCAGGGGTTCTGGGCCGCCTGGTTCGTGCTCACCCTCGTCGCGGTTCCGTATGTGACGCTCCCGGTCGCGGCGGCCCTCCGCGCCGGCACGACGGGGCTCGACGACGTCGCCCGCACGCTCGGCCGCGGACCGTTGGCCGCGTTCCGGCTCGGCACCTGGCCGCAGATCCGGCCGGCGGTGCTGGCCGGCGCGCTCCTCGTGTGCCTGTACACGCTGAGCGACTTCGGCGGCGTCGCCCTGTTCCGCTATCAGGTGCTCACCACGGCGATCCAGCAGGCCTACGGCGCGAGCTTCAACCGCGACTACGCGGCCATCCTCGCGAGCCTGCTCGTGCTCCTCGCCCTCACCGTCGTCATCGCCGAGCAGTTCGCGCGGGGCAGGGCGGCTCGGCAGTTCGGCGCCGTCACCGGCCAGCCGCGCCAGCGCCGCGTGCGCCTCGGGCAGTGGACGGCACCCGCCGTGGTGCTGCTCGCGGTGCCGTCGGCGCTCGCGGTCGCGGTGCCCGTCACGGTGCTCGTCGTTCGCCTGTTCGAGGCGCAGACGCTGAGGGCGTTCCACCCCGCCGAGCTCGTGGCGGCCACCGGCAACACCGTGCTGCTGTCGGCGGGCGGTGCCCTCGTGGCCATCGCGCTCGCCCTGCCGATCGGCGTCCTCGCCGCCCGCTACCGCGGCCGCGTCGTTCGCGCCGTCGAGACGACGGGCTACCTCGCCCTCGGGCTCCCCGGCATCGTCGTGGGACTCTCGCTCGTCTTCTTCTCGCTTGCCGCCGTGCCGGCGCTCTACCAGACCGCGTTCGTGCTCGCCTTCGCGTACGGCGTGCTGTTCATGCCGAAGGCGATCGGCGGCATCCGGGGGGCGACGGCACAGGTGCCGACCTCCCTCGAAGATGTGTCGCGCACCCTCGGCAACGGCCGTCTCCGCACCTGGTGGCTCGTGACCGCGCGGCTCGCCCGGCCGGGCATCGCGGCGGCGGCCCTGCTCGTGGCCGTCACCGCGATGAAGGAACTGCCCGCGACGCTCCTCCTCCGCCCGACCGGCACCGACACCCTCGCGACCGAGCTGTGGTCGCGCACCGACGTCTCGGCCTACGGCGCCGCAGCACCGTACGCGGTCACGCTCATCCTCGTGGCCGCGGTGCCCGCCTTCCTGCTCTCCCACGCGCGCGCCGGTGCCGGCGAGCTCGAGGAGGCGACCGCATGA
- the folP gene encoding dihydropteroate synthase, with protein sequence MTVDGPHGWVEPKLAHPVRRIAGADVDFRRTIAIMAVVNRTPDSFYDRGATFGLDEAVAAATRAIAEGAAWVDIGGARFGPGPAIPVAEEIDRVVPVVEALRGSGAAISVDTFHAEVARAAVAAGAHVVNDTTGVHDPALAEVVASSDATLVITHSRAQPRQWFPRPHYDDVVGEISAFLEERVGLAVAHGVPEHRIVLDPGHDLNKNTLHSLELTRRFGELTALGFPLLAAVSNKDFIGETLDRPREQRLAGSLAAAVFCALQGARILRMHNVAESVDAARTVEAILGWRQPAHLRHNMVDGPNEEP encoded by the coding sequence GTGACCGTTGACGGGCCGCACGGCTGGGTCGAGCCGAAGCTCGCACACCCGGTTCGACGCATCGCCGGCGCCGACGTCGACTTCCGCCGCACGATCGCGATCATGGCTGTCGTCAATCGCACGCCCGACTCGTTCTACGACCGGGGCGCGACGTTCGGGCTCGACGAGGCCGTCGCGGCGGCCACCCGGGCCATCGCCGAGGGCGCCGCATGGGTCGACATCGGCGGCGCGCGGTTCGGCCCGGGGCCGGCGATCCCCGTCGCGGAGGAGATCGACCGCGTGGTGCCCGTGGTGGAGGCGCTGCGCGGCTCGGGTGCGGCGATCTCGGTCGACACCTTCCACGCCGAGGTCGCGCGGGCCGCGGTCGCGGCCGGAGCGCATGTGGTCAACGACACGACGGGCGTACACGACCCGGCGCTCGCCGAGGTCGTGGCGTCGAGCGACGCGACGCTCGTCATCACGCACAGCCGTGCGCAGCCCAGGCAGTGGTTCCCGCGGCCGCACTACGACGACGTCGTCGGCGAGATCAGCGCGTTCCTCGAAGAGCGGGTCGGCCTCGCCGTCGCCCACGGCGTGCCCGAGCATCGCATCGTGCTCGACCCGGGGCACGACCTCAACAAGAACACGTTGCACTCGCTCGAGCTCACGCGCCGCTTCGGCGAGCTCACCGCGCTCGGCTTCCCCCTCCTCGCCGCCGTGTCGAACAAGGACTTCATCGGCGAGACACTCGATCGGCCCCGTGAGCAGCGGCTGGCCGGGTCGCTCGCCGCCGCGGTCTTCTGCGCGCTGCAGGGCGCGCGCATCCTGCGCATGCACAACGTGGCGGAATCGGTCGACGCCGCACGCACGGTCGAGGCGATCCTCGGCTGGCGGCAGCCCGCCCACCTCCGCCACAACATGGTCGACGGGCCGAACGAGGAGCCATGA
- a CDS encoding sensor histidine kinase produces the protein MNQISERWNRISLRTKITGVTVLMLTLGLLVSGIGTAAMLRSYVEDQMDAKLEAIASGDMTKYFEIDADRPRAQMNLNQLDFAAEDEVFIAVYTVDGEYDRNNWDELEADRLPDYPSMLSRADVTTLNSGHFETFELRDAEGEPTFRAVAALMTADPHGTYVPVLIAISAKDTERLLAAYLTIFLGFGFGVVLVGALLTRMLVTTTFMPLREVERTAAAIADGDFSQRLAGATPNTEVGRLNRSLNTMLNRIDRAFRDRARTIDQMRRFVGDASHELRTPLVSVRGYAELYRMGALQTSDEVGQAMDRIEKEAIRMGGLVEDLLALARLDEAKPLELVEVDLVPLARDAALDTMAANPSRVVTVIAPEDLAGTDAPSAPAPDLEVELDAAAARVPLTGPISFAGATLARLRGRRPKSDVPAAPSGRKGAAAAKAGAATSGTSKRSARVAAAASREAALAVAESDTVAPSARAADRAPKPVRRAIVLAEENKIRQVITNLMGNAIRFTSDDSPIEIRISIDDAAERAMIEVVDHGEGIPPQIREKIFQRFWRADTSRTRETGGSGLGLAIVSSIVAAHNGAVDVIATPGGGATFRVSLPLAGSPASPQRVVEA, from the coding sequence ATGAACCAGATCTCCGAGCGGTGGAACCGCATCTCGTTGCGTACCAAGATCACGGGTGTCACCGTGCTCATGCTGACGCTCGGGCTGCTCGTCTCGGGCATCGGCACGGCGGCCATGCTGCGCTCCTACGTCGAAGACCAGATGGACGCCAAGCTCGAGGCGATCGCCTCGGGCGACATGACGAAGTACTTCGAGATCGACGCCGACCGGCCGCGCGCGCAGATGAACCTCAACCAGCTCGACTTCGCCGCCGAAGACGAGGTCTTCATCGCCGTGTACACGGTCGACGGCGAGTACGATCGCAACAACTGGGACGAGCTCGAGGCCGATCGCCTTCCCGACTACCCCTCGATGCTGTCTCGCGCCGACGTCACCACGCTCAACAGCGGGCACTTCGAGACGTTCGAGCTCCGTGACGCCGAGGGTGAACCGACCTTCCGTGCCGTCGCCGCCCTGATGACCGCCGACCCGCATGGCACCTACGTGCCGGTGCTCATCGCGATCTCCGCGAAAGACACCGAGCGCCTCCTCGCCGCGTACCTCACGATCTTCCTCGGCTTCGGGTTCGGCGTGGTCCTCGTCGGCGCCCTGCTCACCCGCATGCTCGTGACCACGACGTTCATGCCGCTGCGCGAGGTCGAGCGCACCGCGGCCGCGATCGCCGACGGTGACTTCAGCCAGCGCCTCGCCGGGGCCACGCCGAACACCGAGGTCGGCCGGCTCAACCGATCGCTCAACACGATGCTGAACCGCATCGACCGTGCCTTCCGCGATCGCGCGCGCACGATCGACCAGATGCGCCGATTCGTCGGCGACGCCTCGCACGAGCTGCGCACCCCGCTCGTCTCGGTCCGCGGCTATGCGGAGCTCTACCGCATGGGCGCACTGCAGACGTCCGATGAGGTCGGGCAGGCGATGGATCGCATCGAGAAGGAGGCCATCCGCATGGGGGGCCTCGTCGAGGACCTCCTCGCCCTGGCCCGGCTCGACGAAGCCAAGCCGCTCGAGCTCGTCGAGGTCGACCTCGTGCCGCTCGCACGCGACGCGGCGCTCGACACGATGGCCGCGAACCCCTCGCGTGTCGTCACGGTGATCGCGCCCGAAGACCTGGCCGGCACGGATGCCCCGAGCGCGCCCGCCCCCGACCTCGAAGTCGAGCTCGACGCCGCGGCGGCACGGGTCCCCCTCACCGGCCCGATCTCGTTCGCCGGGGCGACGCTCGCGCGGTTGCGTGGTCGCCGCCCGAAGAGCGACGTGCCGGCTGCCCCGAGCGGCCGCAAGGGCGCGGCGGCGGCCAAGGCCGGTGCCGCGACATCCGGAACCTCGAAGCGATCCGCGCGCGTCGCCGCAGCCGCGTCGCGTGAAGCCGCCCTCGCGGTCGCCGAATCCGACACGGTGGCGCCCTCGGCCCGCGCGGCCGACCGCGCGCCGAAGCCGGTGCGGCGAGCGATCGTGCTCGCAGAGGAGAACAAGATCCGCCAGGTGATCACGAACCTGATGGGCAACGCGATCCGCTTCACCTCGGACGACAGTCCGATCGAGATCCGGATCTCGATCGATGACGCGGCCGAACGCGCCATGATCGAGGTCGTCGACCACGGCGAGGGCATTCCGCCGCAGATCCGCGAGAAGATCTTCCAGCGCTTCTGGCGCGCCGACACGTCGCGCACGCGCGAGACCGGCGGCTCCGGGCTCGGCCTCGCGATCGTCTCCTCGATCGTCGCCGCGCACAACGGCGCCGTCGACGTCATCGCGACGCCGGGCGGTGGGGCCACCTTCCGGGTCTCTCTGCCGCTTGCGGGTTCCCCGGCGTCGCCGCAGCGCGTGGTCGAGGCGTAA
- a CDS encoding WXG100 family type VII secretion target produces the protein MTSYHVDAEQVSAATQTVQGTIGRIQSEVSGLLGQLTGLQSSWSGQASAAFQGAVADWRSTQLQVEQSLASLNHALGLAASQYADAEQSNARLFVR, from the coding sequence ATGACCAGTTACCACGTCGACGCCGAGCAGGTCTCCGCCGCGACCCAGACCGTGCAGGGCACGATCGGCCGCATCCAGTCCGAGGTCTCCGGCCTGCTCGGCCAGCTCACCGGGTTGCAGTCGTCGTGGTCGGGTCAGGCGTCCGCGGCGTTCCAGGGCGCCGTCGCCGACTGGCGATCGACGCAGCTGCAGGTCGAGCAGAGCCTCGCGAGCCTCAACCACGCGCTCGGGCTCGCGGCCTCGCAGTACGCCGACGCGGAGCAGTCGAATGCGCGGCTCTTCGTGCGCTGA